From a region of the Gordonia sp. PP30 genome:
- a CDS encoding DUF1416 domain-containing protein has translation MCAAPKQGQTIPAGVDVEKETVLTGQVVDGAGTPVAGAFVRLLDGTGEFTAEVVASATGDFRFFAAPGTWTLRALSSQGNGDVTVSPEGPGIHNQDVTVAK, from the coding sequence ATGTGCGCAGCCCCCAAGCAGGGTCAGACCATCCCGGCCGGCGTCGACGTCGAGAAGGAGACCGTCCTGACCGGGCAGGTCGTCGACGGTGCGGGCACCCCCGTGGCCGGCGCGTTCGTGCGTCTGCTCGACGGCACCGGCGAGTTCACCGCCGAGGTCGTGGCCTCGGCTACCGGCGACTTCCGCTTCTTCGCCGCCCCCGGCACCTGGACGCTCCGCGCGCTCAGCTCGCAGGGCAACGGCGACGTGACGGTCAGCCCCGAAGGCCCCGGCATCCACAACCAGGACGTCACCGTCGCGAAGTAG
- a CDS encoding sulfurtransferase, translated as MARADVLVSADWAEQNLNNPEVVFVEVDEDTSIYDLNHIPGAVRLDWRKDLQDGVRRDFLDADGFSKLLSERGIGNDDIVVLYGGNNNWFAAYAYWYFKTYGHKDVRLLDGGRKKWELDGRPLNGETVVREATTYVAQPADASIRAFRDEVVESIGVKNLVDVRSPDEFSGKISAPAHLPQEQAQQRGHVPGAINIPWSTTANEDGTFKSDDELTALYAEKGFDDAKETIAYCRIGERSSHTWFVLQELLGKKNVKNYDGSWVEYGSLVGVPIEI; from the coding sequence ATGGCACGTGCCGATGTGCTGGTCAGCGCCGACTGGGCTGAGCAGAATCTGAACAACCCCGAGGTGGTGTTCGTCGAGGTCGACGAGGACACCTCGATCTACGACCTCAACCACATCCCGGGCGCGGTTCGCCTCGACTGGCGCAAGGACCTGCAGGACGGCGTGCGCCGCGACTTCCTGGACGCCGACGGCTTCTCCAAGCTGCTGAGTGAGCGCGGCATCGGCAATGACGACATCGTCGTGCTGTACGGCGGCAACAACAACTGGTTCGCGGCCTACGCCTACTGGTACTTCAAGACCTACGGCCACAAGGACGTCCGTCTGCTCGACGGCGGCCGCAAGAAGTGGGAGCTGGACGGCCGCCCGCTGAACGGCGAGACCGTCGTGCGCGAGGCCACCACCTACGTCGCGCAGCCGGCCGACGCCTCGATCCGCGCTTTCCGCGACGAGGTGGTCGAGTCGATCGGCGTCAAGAACCTGGTCGACGTCCGCAGCCCCGACGAGTTCTCCGGCAAGATCTCCGCGCCGGCGCATCTCCCCCAGGAGCAGGCGCAGCAGCGCGGCCACGTCCCCGGCGCGATCAACATCCCGTGGTCGACCACCGCCAACGAGGACGGCACCTTCAAGAGCGACGACGAGCTGACCGCGCTGTACGCGGAGAAGGGCTTCGACGACGCCAAGGAGACCATCGCCTACTGCCGCATCGGCGAGCGCTCCAGCCACACCTGGTTCGTGCTGCAGGAGCTGCTGGGCAAGAAGAACGTCAAGAACTACGACGGCAGCTGGGTCGAGTACGGCTCGCTCGTCGGCGTTCCGATCGAGATCTGA
- a CDS encoding DUF2993 domain-containing protein: protein MTPPTRITGAVRARRSVAAAVVVVVALLVIALIADLITASRAEHRMARALMSSPMITYEPEVVYSGRPFLTEMSSGALPKMTISARGVGIDDCGDLGGCTVDVGARLYHPTVGNVWDVSPTSPIHFHRMVAETRVNSPNLGRLMNIIDLYINSPAPKGKVGGGGPGDGLIERTDGIMLSGTVPLPGSPPYDGKYPPSASEYHHPKVKVSVTARVFVKEGRLRIQATDFYTGPEEHFSDDVPPEFRSRVLKLFSTTLPILPMAWKTAPTSAFTRGSDLILAGDAPSGTVTPGTY from the coding sequence ATGACCCCTCCGACCCGAATCACCGGTGCCGTACGCGCTCGCCGGAGCGTCGCCGCGGCCGTGGTCGTGGTGGTCGCACTGCTGGTCATCGCCCTGATCGCGGACCTGATCACCGCCTCACGGGCGGAGCATCGGATGGCGCGGGCACTGATGTCGTCGCCCATGATCACCTACGAACCCGAGGTGGTCTACTCGGGCCGCCCGTTCCTCACCGAGATGTCGAGCGGTGCGCTGCCCAAGATGACGATCAGCGCCCGCGGAGTCGGCATCGACGACTGCGGCGACCTCGGCGGCTGCACCGTCGACGTCGGCGCGCGGCTGTATCACCCGACCGTCGGGAACGTCTGGGACGTCTCACCGACGTCACCCATCCATTTCCATCGAATGGTGGCCGAGACGCGCGTCAATTCGCCGAACCTGGGCCGGCTGATGAACATCATCGACCTCTATATCAACAGCCCCGCACCGAAGGGCAAGGTCGGCGGCGGCGGTCCGGGCGACGGTCTGATCGAGCGCACCGACGGCATCATGCTCAGCGGCACCGTCCCGCTGCCCGGCTCGCCGCCGTACGACGGCAAGTACCCGCCGTCGGCGTCGGAATACCACCATCCGAAGGTGAAGGTGAGTGTCACCGCACGGGTTTTCGTGAAGGAGGGACGCCTCCGGATTCAGGCCACCGACTTCTACACCGGGCCCGAAGAACACTTCTCCGACGACGTCCCGCCGGAATTTCGCTCACGCGTACTTAAACTCTTCTCAACGACGCTGCCGATCCTCCCGATGGCGTGGAAAACTGCCCCGACCAGTGCATTCACCCGCGGAAGCGACCTGATCCTGGCCGGCGATGCCCCCTCGGGCACGGTGACCCCCGGCACCTACTGA
- a CDS encoding response regulator transcription factor — translation MDLLLLTDEDSADAVLSSLSLLPHRVRVLPADTSALTELGDAEVIVVDARRDLAGARALCRLLQGGRARLAAVLTEGGLVAITADWGIDDFLLPETGPAELDARLRLLVARGAGGDAEPDDRVTLGELVIDEATYTARLRGKPIDLTYKEFELLKFLAQNAGRVFTRAQLLHEVWGYDFFGGTRTVDVHVRRLRAKLGSDHEALIGTVRNVGYKAVRPPRGRDAAPDQEPDDEAG, via the coding sequence GTGGACCTGTTGCTGTTGACCGACGAGGACTCCGCGGACGCGGTGCTCTCCTCTCTTTCCCTGCTTCCGCACCGTGTGCGGGTGCTTCCCGCGGACACTTCCGCCCTCACTGAACTCGGTGACGCCGAGGTGATCGTGGTCGACGCCCGGCGTGACCTGGCCGGCGCGCGGGCGCTGTGCCGTCTGCTGCAGGGGGGGCGTGCACGGCTGGCCGCCGTCCTCACCGAGGGTGGTCTGGTCGCGATCACCGCCGACTGGGGTATCGACGACTTCCTGCTCCCGGAGACCGGACCCGCCGAGCTCGACGCCCGGCTGCGGCTGCTGGTCGCCCGCGGTGCCGGCGGTGACGCCGAGCCCGACGACCGGGTGACCCTCGGTGAGCTGGTGATCGACGAGGCCACCTACACCGCACGACTGCGCGGCAAGCCGATCGACCTGACGTACAAGGAGTTCGAGCTCCTCAAGTTCCTGGCGCAGAACGCCGGCCGGGTCTTCACCCGCGCGCAACTGCTGCACGAGGTGTGGGGTTACGACTTCTTCGGCGGCACCCGCACCGTCGACGTGCACGTACGACGACTTCGCGCCAAACTCGGCAGCGACCACGAGGCCCTGATCGGGACCGTCCGCAACGTCGGCTACAAGGCGGTCCGTCCCCCGCGCGGCCGCGACGCCGCCCCGGACCAAGAACCCGACGACGAGGCCGGCTGA